The Streptococcus sp. S5 genome contains a region encoding:
- a CDS encoding MFS transporter, protein MFKRTYKRNISLLAGLEFTSYFGITSFWILFFIQNGLSLLQIGLLESIFHGTSLLCEIPSGMLADRFSYKTNLYLARLSSIGSSILILFGQGNFWIYAIAMMVNAWSYNFDSGTSTAFLFDSAVEAGQKDRYLQISSFLSGVAEVTRTLGTVVAGFFIHGALAWTYYIAIGLSLLSILLIFLMKEPESKSDERNHLTLKRILEVVKQEWQEKPVLFYWMLTYQLVGTIMCMFYFYYQQKISDLASWQVSLIMLIGSGFNLLAVYLASQIGKKWNSNQVFPILVALTGLALFLVGVKTPFAYLSVYLLTNALYAVYQPIYYNDLQAYLPSSVRATMLSINSMMFSLSMIVIFPLTGWFIDSCGFVAVFLVLGLITLFSFPLLMFGLGKMGKILSKVTKKE, encoded by the coding sequence ATGTTTAAAAGAACTTACAAACGCAATATTTCACTCCTAGCAGGTCTGGAATTTACATCTTATTTTGGAATCACCAGTTTTTGGATTCTCTTTTTTATTCAAAATGGTCTTTCTTTGCTTCAGATTGGTTTATTAGAGAGTATCTTTCATGGGACGAGTCTCTTGTGCGAGATTCCATCTGGTATGTTAGCCGATCGCTTTAGCTACAAGACCAATCTCTATTTGGCTCGCTTGTCTAGCATTGGATCTTCAATCTTGATTTTATTTGGTCAGGGGAATTTTTGGATCTATGCCATTGCTATGATGGTCAATGCTTGGTCTTATAATTTTGACTCGGGGACCAGTACCGCTTTCTTATTTGATTCAGCGGTGGAAGCAGGTCAAAAAGACCGTTATCTTCAGATTTCTAGCTTCTTGTCTGGTGTGGCCGAAGTCACCCGAACTTTAGGTACAGTGGTGGCAGGCTTCTTTATTCACGGAGCATTGGCTTGGACCTATTATATTGCTATTGGGCTTTCCTTGCTTTCCATTCTTTTGATCTTTCTGATGAAAGAGCCAGAGAGCAAGAGTGATGAAAGAAATCATTTGACCTTAAAGCGGATATTGGAGGTAGTGAAACAAGAATGGCAGGAAAAACCAGTCTTGTTTTACTGGATGCTCACCTATCAGTTGGTAGGGACCATCATGTGTATGTTTTATTTTTACTACCAACAGAAAATCAGTGACTTAGCCAGTTGGCAAGTTTCACTCATCATGTTGATTGGTAGTGGATTCAATCTCCTAGCGGTTTATTTGGCTAGTCAAATCGGGAAAAAATGGAATAGTAATCAAGTCTTTCCGATTCTGGTTGCACTGACTGGGTTGGCCTTGTTTTTGGTAGGTGTGAAGACTCCATTCGCCTATTTAAGTGTCTATCTCTTGACCAATGCCCTTTATGCCGTTTATCAACCCATCTACTACAATGATTTACAAGCTTATCTGCCTTCCAGTGTGCGAGCAACCATGCTGAGTATCAATTCCATGATGTTTAGTCTATCTATGATTGTCATTTTCCCACTGACTGGTTGGTTCATTGATAGTTGTGGATTTGTAGCAGTCTTTCTTGTATTAGGCCTTATCACGCTATTCTCTTTCCCTCTCTTGATGTTTGGGTTGGGGAAAATGGGCAAGATCTTAAGCAAGGTAACAAAGAAGGAATAA